A single window of Halanaerobiales bacterium DNA harbors:
- a CDS encoding rod-binding protein, with translation MEMDLNYNPAQNQYQKINNQNNFTNKLKNSSREDSEEQLKEVVDEFTSIFLNQMFKSMRSTIPEGGMIDGGFAEDVFTDMYDKEISKLGSKQNNFSGLNQILFEQLNQNSK, from the coding sequence ATGGAAATGGACCTTAATTATAATCCTGCTCAAAATCAGTATCAAAAAATAAATAACCAAAATAATTTTACTAATAAATTGAAAAATTCCAGTCGAGAAGATTCTGAAGAGCAATTAAAAGAGGTAGTAGATGAATTTACTTCCATCTTCCTTAACCAAATGTTTAAGTCAATGCGTTCTACTATTCCAGAAGGTGGAATGATTGATGGTGGGTTTGCTGAAGATGTGTTTACAGATATGTATGACAAAGAAATCAGTAAATTAGGTAGTAAGCAAAATAATTTTAGTGGTTTAAATCAAATTTTATTTGAACAGCTTAATCAAAATAGTAAATAG
- a CDS encoding flagellar basal body P-ring protein FlgI — protein sequence MTLMIDKNRLINILKTVLILALLIVFSTPSAGAVSSNDPLVRIADMTRIEGMRTNQLSGYGLVVGLNGSGDSSSNQATVQSVANMLDEYGIEVNAEQIESQNIAAVIVTATLPAYAYSGDQIDVTVNSIGDADSLQGGTLLQTPLEAANGEIYAVAQGPVSIGGYNVQGGGGNSQRQNHPTVGRVPSGALVEREIEADLNKEEFTYILNQPNFTTARYMAQAINNQFEYLSDSSKIAKALSPARVKVDVPGEYDNQPVNFISQVNNLEVRSSMNAKVVINERTGTIVMGHNVRISTVSVAHGNLTVTISTTEEVSQPEPLSEGETETTEDTEITVDEEEGHMTVVESKGTIQDLVTALNTIGATPRDIIAIIQQIKAAGALHAQLEIQ from the coding sequence ATGACTTTAATGATTGATAAAAATAGATTAATAAATATCCTAAAGACAGTATTGATTCTGGCTTTGCTAATAGTTTTTTCTACTCCATCTGCTGGAGCTGTATCTTCTAATGATCCTTTAGTTAGAATTGCTGATATGACAAGGATAGAAGGAATGAGAACAAACCAGTTAAGTGGATATGGACTGGTAGTTGGTCTAAATGGATCTGGTGATTCAAGTAGTAATCAGGCTACTGTCCAGAGTGTGGCCAATATGTTAGATGAATATGGGATTGAAGTTAATGCTGAGCAGATAGAAAGTCAGAATATTGCAGCTGTGATAGTAACTGCCACTTTGCCTGCCTATGCGTATAGTGGTGACCAGATTGATGTTACTGTTAACTCTATAGGTGATGCAGATAGTTTACAGGGAGGAACTCTTTTGCAGACTCCTTTAGAAGCAGCCAATGGAGAGATCTATGCAGTTGCTCAGGGACCTGTATCGATCGGTGGTTATAATGTACAGGGGGGTGGAGGTAACAGTCAGCGTCAGAATCATCCAACTGTGGGTAGAGTTCCCAGTGGTGCTTTAGTTGAAAGAGAAATTGAAGCTGATCTTAACAAAGAAGAATTTACTTATATCTTAAATCAACCTAATTTTACTACAGCTCGTTATATGGCTCAGGCCATAAATAATCAATTTGAATATTTGAGTGATAGTTCTAAAATAGCCAAGGCTTTAAGTCCTGCTCGGGTAAAAGTTGATGTACCTGGTGAATATGATAACCAGCCTGTTAACTTTATTTCACAGGTAAATAATCTGGAAGTTAGATCAAGTATGAATGCAAAAGTTGTTATAAATGAAAGAACTGGAACAATAGTAATGGGACATAATGTCCGAATTTCAACTGTTTCGGTTGCTCATGGAAATCTAACTGTTACAATTAGTACTACAGAAGAAGTTTCTCAACCTGAACCTTTAAGTGAGGGAGAGACAGAAACTACTGAAGATACTGAAATAACAGTAGATGAAGAAGAAGGTCATATGACAGTTGTGGAAAGTAAAGGTACAATTCAGGACCTTGTTACAGCGTTAAATACTATTGGAGCAACCCCCAGGGATATTATTGCTATTATCCAACAGATAAAAGCAGCTGGAGCTCTCCATGCTCAATTAGAGATACAATAA